The sequence CCACGAGTAATGTCATGTAATGTTAAATATTATCCACATATtcgccggtcaaacttaagagtaATCGGAACTTTCGTCGtgtgcaaattgcaattaaattaaaaagtgaTGTACTGTGGATGTATTttttaaggtcatgtgcaatatgcaaatctggtgatagttcgtgtattttccggctattcaCTCTTATCTAAATGGTTAGGTTGATAtgtatttcaaaattttcgaatattttagtttttggatttttttttcacatgttaaatttttttcacatttcctATTTTTTATGTTCGAATAGTATCTAATATTTCACCCATCCAcaaaaagtatgacacttttatCCTCACAAACACccctttattatatatatatatatatatatatatatatatatatatatagggtgtagttctagagagaactacattatttgtgagaacgggtgaaccatcaaatctaatgcattcactgtaaaaattaatgcattcgctgttaaaattaatgcactcaaaaaaataaaaaaaattgctcccttcaggattcgaacccaggatctgcattcatccaacaagatgatgcatctactgtagatcttgatgatcgaatggctgaaaatggttctccgttctttttttatttatggttctttcctgaatctctccctatatatatatatatatatatatatatatatatatatatatatatatatatatatccttaattcaatctcatattttggtgggaccttttctccactatataaaaattacaatcaattttattaaaatttgtgcccgCTAAAAAcgtcatatatttttttgtggataGAAAGAAtagttttataatattttatatcttGGCCGCCTCTAGAAGTTAGATACGTtgataattcatttttttgtgGATAGAAAGAAtagttttataatattttatatcttGGCCGCCTCTAGAAGTTAGATACGTTGATAATTCAATGCTTTGGTCATTCAATAGTTGAATCTAATTTAAGCCTATTTGCAATTTCTtctctagaaaaaaaaaatgaaaatcgtacttaaatttttttttttttgaaggaacgCTCGTACTTAATTATCTCAATAAATAGACTCCTTTTCCTAAGCAAAATTAAGACACagattgaaaagaaaatagaagaaaaatgcTATCAGTACAGTTAACTACAATTGTTTCAGCATCAAGATTGCTATCTCCTCCCAATTATGCCTTGTATTCAATCAAGGGTTCCAGCACTGCACGGAAACGAACTGTGAAGCGGCCGAATGCAATTGGTGGGTGTTTTTGTAATCCACCTCGTCCAACTAAGACACATTTGGCGTCTGCCTCAGCTTTAGGTGAAAATGAAAGTGATGGGGAGAAAAGTGAAGTGATGCCTAAACACGTCGCTATTATTTTGGACGGAAATGGAAGGTGGGCTAAAAATAGAAAGCTGCCTGTCCAAGATGGCCACAGAGCCGGTTCGCAGAACCTCACATGCTTCATTTCCAGCTGCTGTGAGCTCGGAATCAAGACTCTATCATTCTTCATTTTCTCCAAGGAGAACTGGAAACGATCACAAGTCAGTATTCATCGTCTCctttatatacttttaatgTTCATGTTGAGcttattttcaaaatcaaatactccctccgtctcaatatTGTTggtcacattttttttatagtttgtctcactattgttggccactttttaaaaataacaaagtTTATTTTACtccaattactcactaattaagtcaacaattgttGGTCGCtctctaaaaatgccaaaattattcactaattttggtgggccacactcaattaaaacataacactcaatttTTTAATCcccgtgtcgaaaagaatgTGACCAACAATAGCGGGACAGATGAATTACTTTGTTTCCTCTAGATTTTCTCGTCCGTATGGAAATAAACAATTATGCCATGTTATTTATCAATTagtcattttaatttattttttacgtatatatttatttagatGGTGTTTTAAAGGTTACAGGTAGAATTAGGATTTAACGAATGGACAGATAAAATTACATTTATATGTTTAGAAGCAGGTTTAAACGAAAGAATTCACGTTATATGTATTTAAAAAGGTGAGTGAAGGAAAAAGGAAATTACTCATTAAATGCCTCGGATGATCACGTGGCAGAAGCTTGGCTCGGCTTCTGACTATAATGTTTATTTATTGGTTGCAAACAGACAGCATATGAAATCTTACATCCaaattataaatacatatatagtgTGCCTTACGCTACATTTTTAACCTATTGTAGATTGAAGTCAACTTCCTGATGACAGCTATTGAAAATCACATACGATCAGATATCATGAAACTCATAACAAGGTAATTGCATCTGGCGTGTGTGTATATACAAGAGTGTACATTTGTCATTTTTGGACACTATCCTACCACTAACTCTTTAAATCTTACTcgtatattataataaagtgaaTTACATTTTCAACTCCCAATATACTcatttaacattttattaaacctTGTACCACCAAAAGTGATGCACACTCgtatgagacggagggagtattacataaGGTTTGAGTACTAAAGGATttctttcctatatatatatatatatatggagaagatcaaatgagaatgaatctATAACGTTATATTTTCAAATCCTATgactaatatttatttaaatgatatggagaagatcaaatgagaatgaatctATAACGTTATATTTTCAAATCCTATgactaatatttatttaaatggggCGAATATTTCTCTATATTCGAATCCTGGAATaagcaaaaaaattatcaattaatGGAATTCTGTTATATGCAGTCATTAtaagcagcttatgcaacatTATATACCGACTTATgcattattcatatttttttacaaaagatagcatttttagtatatatatatatatatatatatatatatggaagagctacagtaaaaacaacttttcaaataaaaactacaaaccagcaaaaatgtatgaattttatatagaacacgtatgaattcactgtataaaggtatgaattacgaaaaatattttttttgctacctatgagattcgaactcaggatcataaattcatccaataaggtgatgaatcaactgtagattttgatgatctaaggactgaaaatagttcatattttatacaataaaatgtgTTTATATTAGAGTAAAAATTTAAAGTGCCcacttccttatctttttttgtaaaaatgtcctctcttattatacaaagcattctatgccatATTCTTTAAGTACCATTTGATTTGAtaggtttgcttggttttttgtgaaagtcttacacatttgaccgatttgacagctatcaatcataaaagtcaacgatttgacagctatcagtcaagagtacatatgaccggtgggtggctagatcatttGTCCGGCCGGTGATATCATATgtccggccgggcggacacatgttttcactggccggacacatgattttatcggtcggacatATGtctgaccgataaaatcatgtgtccggccgttaAAATCATGTGTCTGGCCGGTGaaaacatgtgtccggccgggcagacacataatttcaccggccggacacatgatccgactgataaaatcatgtgtccggccggccaGACACATGttctagccacccaccgatcatatgtactcttgattgatagttgtcaaatcgttgacttttatgaccgatggctgtcaaatcggtcaaatgtgtaagactttcacaaaaaaccaagcaaactcatcaatatcaaagggtaaattaggcacttcacatatttagggcatagaatgtTTTCTATgataagagagggcatttttcaaaaaacacATAAGGGATGGGGCATTTTTGCCCATTAACACTTTATattatagccctcccctatatatatatatatatatatatatatatatatatatgttgatttgtAACCCTGTTgcatgaattcatggtcctaagttcgaatcccaaaagtagcaaaaatttatttttcacaattcgtaaccctgtttgatgaattcatatgtgttatacataaaattcgtacattgaaaaacgtttttatttttattttaagaaatgctttcacggtagccctcccctatatatatatatatatatgggtgggctaaaataaaaacacattttagaatataaaataagaatcattttcagcccttaaatcattaagatctacggttgattcatcatcttgttggatgaatttatggtcccgagttcgaatcccataggcaccaaaagattaatttttcgtaattcatacatttacacaacaAATTCATACGCATTCtatatagaattcatacatttttgctagttcgtattttatatgttaaaaagTGTTTATATAACtttaaaattagggggtctcattggagcggccccctatatatatatatgagacgtacaactttaaaaatatatgtgtat comes from Salvia miltiorrhiza cultivar Shanhuang (shh) chromosome 3, IMPLAD_Smil_shh, whole genome shotgun sequence and encodes:
- the LOC131016039 gene encoding uncharacterized protein LOC131016039, with the translated sequence MLSVQLTTIVSASRLLSPPNYALYSIKGSSTARKRTVKRPNAIGGCFCNPPRPTKTHLASASALGENESDGEKSEVMPKHVAIILDGNGRWAKNRKLPVQDGHRAGSQNLTCFISSCCELGIKTLSFFIFSKENWKRSQIEVNFLMTAIENHIRSDIMKLITRHNIQFSAIGNISRLPKSLQDAIFCAEEISRGNKGMNVVAAVSYSGRDDVIEATKKIATRVELGILRATDVDKTIFEQELMTNNLEFPNPDLLIRTSGELRISNFLLWQLANTEFYFADKFFPDFDEDDLRKALTYYRSKQRHYAERRN